ttaacctgggatttgaatgacatgtcctggtcgaagataacaccaaggttccttactttgttctctgagatgaATTTAATGCCATTAAGCCCTTTGGTCTTCTTCCATGCTGTTGTAAAGGCCTAAAGGCCATAAAACGGACCTCTCCCTGTTAGGAATTAGCCAGAAATGGTCATTTTAAAGTCAAAGATGAAATATCCTATATCATGCGTTCATAACTGGAGTTAGTCATGTAGCAGCGGTCCAGAACACTCGGGTAGTTTCATCTGACTGCAGCAGTAGGATCCTAACCACTGGTCCCTTTTCCACCCTGGCAGTGGTACAGCTGGTGTTGGCGTGCATCCTGTGCATTTCTCGGGTCTTCTCCGTCATCTGGAGGAACACGTGGCGTCCTCTCTACTCGCCAGGCTCGGCCCGACTGATGGTGTCTCCCCTTGACGGCAGCAAACACAAGATGTTCTACTGAGGAGAAGCCCTGGCATTGGTCTTTCAGCCGTGAAGCGCTCTTACTCCGTTTACAGCCTTATGTTGGCCAGATTTTAATAAACAATGTTCTACTTTAACACGTGTTGCTACAGCTGTTACTAACAGTGGATCTAAACATGCAGAATCATTTCTGTATATGAAGGCACTACCAATCCTGCTGCACTTTTACTCTAGAACAGACTAGACCATGTTCTGCACATTTATCATAAGTTCATTATAATATGAAGGACTCACATCTTTGCTAATGTGCCAATTAAACAATTGTCTTACTTTTTAGACAGTCTGTGTCTTTATTTCTCAATTCGACTCTTGCAGAAAGTTAGATGTTAGAAACACAAGTTCACCTTAGTATCTTCATTTATTTAGTCATTTTGATGTTAAACCGATCCACCAGAAAGGCCCAAGGGTGGAGGAGAAACTGGAGCCAGCACAAGGAAACCGAACAAGAATGACCGATTCTTGCTTGTGTCGGTTTTTAATTAAGCTGCAACATTTGACCATATTGCACAGAATAAGGCAGACTAGCtggaagaagtagtccctttaaaaTAATTATTACAGAAGTTAGTTTTCTAACTGGATTGTTTTATCAAACTTCAGAAAAACTCAAGGTTTCTAGTTTTTAAAAGGAGGTGAGTGGAAGCCTCAGGCATTTAAACCAGGGTGGACTTGTGATGAGAATCCAGGCAGGACTAGGACTACAACGCTGTTGTCTTTTGAGGGGGAAAGGTTACTTCAACAGTCACCCATCTCACTGGTGTGGTCCTAAATTGGGATtgtaacaaaaacatttacttATGAAAGAAGTTAAGATTTAAAAGCTGCCTTCCCCTATGCAGTGCGTCTTTGGTTTGAAGCCTGCTCAAAATGAACCAGGTGTGTGATTCTTGTTTTAGACAGATGGGTCGGTTTACACCAGATGGAAACACAAAACTGTTGATAAAGTCTTTGGCTTCTTCAGTGGATTAAAAACACATCGACTATGAGTTTTTGTGTTCCGATTATGACCCGCCTAGCTTCTCAGTAAAAGGAGGCAAATGGTATTATCAGGCTTTAAAATGAccttgacgtgtgtgtgtgtgtgtatttctcaCCAGATAGCAGCAAAGTCCAAGTCAAGATTAAATTTGGTTTCAACTCCACAGGTCGTGGGTGTCCCAACTTGATCCTCTAATTCAGtgattcccaaccctggtcctcagggcacactgaccagcatgttttccatgtctctgcttcagcacacctgatttacattgcctcctcaggaggacatcaagtgctgcagatgcctgttaatcactcattcatttaagtcaggtgtgtgggagCAAGGAAACACTGATatttaaaagggcaacatggaaaacatgcaggatagtgtgccctgaggaccagggatgGGAAACACTGCTCTAATTATACAGGTGTCTCtcagggttcccactcttttcctgaaattattttccaggacattttcaagactttttcagtgtacaagtcaagttatcataacCACGGTTTGCCGATATCCTGGTATGATCATATAAAGGTTGCCAAAACAATAAGATGTGTACTATGCATCGCTTACAGTGTCTGGAAAGGAAGCTAAGAAAGGATAAAACCTATTATAAAGACTATGTGAACTTCATGACTGACATGATTGCTCGGGGAGATGCTGAAAAAATTCCAGAGGAGGAAATCAATAGCAGTCTGGCTTGGTATATTCCACATCATGGAGTCTACCACCCACAAAAACCGGGCAAGATACGGGTTGTATTTGACTGCTCAGCTAAGTTTCATGAAACATCTCTCAATGATCATCTTCTCACTGGACCTGACCTAACAAACAAACTTGTGGGTGTCCTGTGTAGGTTCCGGAAAGACCCAATCGCTGTAATGTGTGATATTGAGAGAATGTTTCACCAGTTTCATGTAAAGGCTGAAGATCGAGATTATCTGCGTTTCTTATGGTGGGAAAATGGTGATTTGGAAACCAAACCATCCATCTACAGGATGAAGGTCCACCTGTTTGGAGCAGTTTCCTCCCCCGGCTGTGCCAACTTTGGCCTGAGACATCTGGCAACTCTAGGGAAAGGTCAGTACTCTGAAAGCACCATACATTTCATAGAAAACAATTTCTATATAGATGATGGTCTTGTAAGTGTTCCTACAGAACAAGAGGCCATTCAACTTGTCAGAGAATCAAGGGAGCTTTGTAACACTGGCAAGTTAAGACTCCACAAGTTTGTTTCAAACAATGATAATGTAATGGCATCCATCCCAGAAGGGGAACGCACTACTGTCAAAAATCGAGACATAAAATTTATTTATTCACACATCGAAAAGGCACTTGGAGTGGAGTGGTGCATCACACATGACACTCTTAAGTGTAGAGTTGAAGTCAATCCCAGACCAATGACAAGGAGAGGTGTCCTTTCTACTGTAGCCTCAGTGTATGATCCACTCGGATTCATAGCACCTTTTGTTCTTTCTGGAAAGCAGATTCTTCAGCAAATGTGCAAAGATAAGATCAGCTGGGATGATGAGCTTCCAGAAAGTTTAAGATCACGATGGGAGTCATGGGTCAGAGAATTGCCCACTCTAGTTGATATGGAAGTCAAAAGATGCTACTTACCTTCAGACTTTGGAAACATCAAAAGGTATGAACTTCACCACTTCTGTGATGCAAGTACTGTAGGTTATGGTGTATGTACTTACCTCAGAGCTATCAACGAATTCAATGATATCCATTGCGCTTTAGTAATGGGGAAGTCCAGAGTTTCACCAAGTAAAGTAACAACAATGCCGAGACTGGAACTCTCAGCAGCAGTCGTTGCAGTTCGAGTCAGTGACATGCTTCGGAAGGAACTGGAAATTGAAGACCTGAAGGAATACTTCTGGACAGACTCCACAATTGTCTTGGGTTACATAAGAAATGATGCCAGAAGATTTCAAGTATTTGTCGCAAATCGCATACAAAGAATCAAGTCAAGTACAAAGGCTGAGCAATGGGCCTACATTCCATCTGAGGATAACCCAGCAGATCATGCTTCTCGAGGATTGATGGCAAAAGAACTAAGGAAATCCAACTGGTTTTCAGGACCAACATTTCTCTGGCAAAATGAACTACCTGCTTCTAAATACAAGATAGAAGAAGTACAAGATGATGATCctgaactctgcagggcttcagtGTTTAACACAAAGGCAAAGGAGAGCAGATCACTTTTAGAGCGCTTTGAGAAGTTCTCTGACTGGTCAAGATTAGTAATTTGCTGTTGCCAGATTGAAGAGACGAGTCGCGGAGCACAAAAGGTTGAAACAAAGAACCAATGAGGGTACAAGCTTGGAGGAAAGAAAAGACGCAGAAATTGCTATCGTCAAGCTGGTTCAAAGGGAAGCATTTCCAGATGAGATACAAAGCTTAAAAGCAAAGGAAGGTGTGGTTAAAACCAAGTACGGCAAGCTGAAAGGGTTAAGTCCCACCTTGGATGAAGATGGAGTTGTGAGAGTAGGAGGACGTTTAAATCAATCAGCGTTACATCCTCACATAAAACATCCAGTAATACTACCAAAGGACAGCCATATATCCTCTCTGCTTGTCAAGCATTTTCATGAAAGGATTCATCATCAGGGACGTGGAATGACCGTAAATGAACTCAGAGCAAATGGATGGTGGATCCTAGGAAGCAGTGGCATTGTATCATCACACATCTTTAAATGTGTTAAGTGTTGAAAGTACCGAAGATGTACTGAAACCCAAAAGATGGGTGACTTACCTCAAGACAGAATGGAAACAATGCCTCCATTCACCTACACTGGCATGGATTGCTTTGGACCAATCTATGTAAAAGAGGGAAGAAAAGAGGTTAAAAGGTATGGACTTCTACTCACCTGTTTATGTTCAAGAGCCATACACATCGAAATGCTTGACGATATGACCACTGACGCATTCATCAATGCATTAAGAGCCTTTATTGCTATAAGAGGAAATGTCCGTCTACTTCGATGTGACCAAGGAACCAATTTCATTGGTGCAAAAAGGGAGCTTGCAGAACTCATAAAAGGAATGGAAGAAGAAAGGGTCAAAACTCTAAAATGTGAATTCCTAATGAATCCCCCAGCAGCAAGCCACATGGGTGGGATCTGGGAACGACAGATTAGGACTATTCGAAGTGTTCTCACAAGCATTCTGGACAATTCAGCTCAAAGACTGGACAGTTCATCTCTAAGAACtttgttttatgaaattatgGCGATTGTCAATAGCCGACCGCTTACAGTTGAGAATTTGAATGATCCATCTGCACCTGAACCTTTAACTCCAAATCACATTCTTACAATGAAGTCAACAATTATTTTTCCTCCACCTGGGCAGTTTGTCAAAGAAGACCTGTATCTGAAAAAAAGGTGGCGCAGAGTCCAGTATTTGGCCAATGAATTTTGGATTCGTTGGAAAAGGGAATATCTGCTGAGTTTACAACAAAGACAAAAATGGCAGAAAACCAGAAGAAACATGAAGGTGAATGACATCGTGCTTTTACAGAACGAGCAGGCACCACGAAATGAATGGAAACTAGCCAGAATAGCCGAGGTCTATCCAGGGTTAGATGAAAAAGTAAGAAAAGTAAGATTGTTGGTTGGTGATACCACATTTGACGGAAAGGGTAAACCTACGACTAAAACAGTAGCTGCGTTTACATGGACACATTTAATCGGAATAAAAGCCTGATCGGAATTAAAATGCGTCATGTAAACAAGCCATTCAGAATACTCTGACCCGATTAAACTCAATCGGATCAACTTTTCATTCCGATTGAGACAGCTGGGTTATGCCGATTGTTAATCCGATCATGGTGCATGAAAACACTCGAGTGACTACTGCGCATCACTGCGCATGTCAGTAACGTCACACGTTTACGTACGTTACGTTGTCGTTTACGGAAGTCGGAAAACATGGCGGGTGCGAAACAAAACTGGTCTGTTTCGGACACAAATGCATTGCTGGATGTACTCAAAGAACTAAAAATTGTAGAAAGACTTGATGGTAGGAAGTCTAGAAACTCTGAGTTATTCATTCAAGTACATGAACGCTTGAAGGAAGCGGGGATCGATCGAACGGTTGAACAGATAAAAAACCGATGGAAAAGTTTGAAGACCGCGTACTACAAAGCCAAGAATCACAACAGCAGAAGCGGGTTCGACCCTTCCAGTTTTCCCTTCTACCGCGCAATAGACAAATTCATGGCGGCGAGGCCGTTGTCAAATGTGCCTTTATTTGGCGTGGACGTTGGGTTCGAGGACGAGGTGGTGGACAGATGTAACACACCCGTGAGCCAGAGCCTTGATGCTACTGAAGATAGCATTAGTGGTAAGTTTGTAAACctcacatttaaaaaacatacaacGTTTTTGAGAATATCAAATTTCAGACTTGGGTTTTTGTCATTCAGATGAATCCAGCAGCGAAGCAGCAGAAGCCACTGAACAGATGCCCACAAACGGAGGAGACAGTTCTCATCCATCTAGTGAATCCATTAAAAAGAGTAAGTTATCGCTCGAGAGACTAAATTAGGTCAAAGTATAATAGCTTTTTGTTGTTGGAGATGACACATGTTTAACTGCTTGAGTAAGGGACTATGGCAGGCTATAAAGCCAAATGTCCAGTCCAGATTAACACTAGTAAATTTCGTTTATTTGGTTATTTGGACTGTTATAGGAAATATGAATGGGAGTTTATTCTTCTATGTAATATTTTTACTATGTTATTCATTAATTGATAAATGTCACAGTTTATACCTAAGTATGAAAAAATGATCATTTAGCTtattaactaaatatttagtttgggggTCACTAAAGCCACGTTTGATTTTCACAATAATTCTATGTTTTCTTTTTGTATAGGTGGCAGtgtattttttttctacattCAGTCTTCTATATCACACACTTATAATTCTTTTTAACTTTTAGGAAAAAGATCAAGCTCATCTGGATATGCCAAAGCTATGTGCACTTGGTCGACTGAACAGCAAGCATTTATGAAAAAAATGCAAGAGTCCCAAAATAGGTGGGTTGAAGAACATCAGGAAAGAAGACTGCagagagaggagcgtcttgtcacacggTTCATTGAAGAGAGTTCCCGGTCAAATGAGCGACTCGTCGGCCACCTTTTGGATGGCCTAAGAACCATCATTCGtccacctcctccaccaccaGTAGCTCCATACTCCTCTCAGCAGCACCATTACCGCAACTACGTTGGGTCGGCTGAGTTTGGCCAAAATGCACAACACTACAGTAATAATTACAATTCTGACTACACCCTACAAGATTTGAGCTAAAATGATATTCACAATTTGAAATTCTGTTCTGTAGTATGTTATTTTAAACAATTCAGTTGTGACATGTTGGTTTCTGCAACTTCCCATGGTAGTTGCAGTGCATTAGCAAACTTGAGTAATATAGAGTAGATGTTCTGGAGACGTATTTTTGCACTTTATTTATGTTCACAATAGTAGCTAAGTACAAACTTTTCTTTAAAGTACTCTTCATATGTTCCAGTATTTTTGAAGTATAACTCaggtgaagaagaaaaaaaacgttTCTGAGGTCAGAACATGTTATATTTATGTTTTGTTTGATTTGGTGACCTAGATGACAAAAAAATTCCACAGAGTTCACCACATGAAAAAGCGCTgtatatgctttttttttttttaactttaaatgCTTTGGAAAATGTTTAATTTCGAGTCTCAGGAGTATTCACACAACACTAGCTGTCAAGTTCAAAAAGTACAGCAGAATGTTCATTTAATTGAATGGATTAATAAATAGTGCTTTAAGCACAAAGTAATGCTTCATTGTTCTTGTGCTATAATATGTACAAACCGGGGAAATAATGCCTTTCAGTACTtggggaaacatttttctgaacttaaaatgtgtaacttagaACTTTTTTTGTAAATCTGGAACCAAGAAACACTTAGTGTAGGTGTCCCGTTCGGAGTGGGAATGTTGTGGCCAAATAGGTAGTCAACACCTCTCTAGTGCTGCTTCCACAACTGCTGCACTGGAGATTAACTGGCTGGTTGGGTTGAGGAAAATTAATTGCCCGATCACAGGCCTCCTCCAACCAGCTGTTGCTGGCCTGATCTTCTTCATTCTGACAGAAGTTGTGCAGTGCACAGCATGTGGCAATCATGGTCGGTGCAAAGGTGAAGTGAAAGTCACTTCTTTTTAGCAGAACCCTCCACCTTGACTTTAACAATCCA
This sequence is a window from Nothobranchius furzeri strain GRZ-AD chromosome 3, NfurGRZ-RIMD1, whole genome shotgun sequence. Protein-coding genes within it:
- the LOC129160213 gene encoding zinc finger protein with KRAB and SCAN domains 2 — protein: MAGAKQNWSVSDTNALLDVLKELKIVERLDGRKSRNSELFIQVHERLKEAGIDRTVEQIKNRWKSLKTAYYKAKNHNSRSGFDPSSFPFYRAIDKFMAARPLSNVPLFGVDVGFEDEVVDRCNTPVSQSLDATEDSISDESSSEAAEATEQMPTNGGDSSHPSSESIKKRKRSSSSGYAKAMCTWSTEQQAFMKKMQESQNRWVEEHQERRLQREERLVTRFIEESSRSNERLVGHLLDGLRTIIRPPPPPPVAPYSSQQHHYRNYVGSAEFGQNAQHYSNNYNSDYTLQDLS